In the Streptomyces formicae genome, one interval contains:
- a CDS encoding trypsin-like peptidase domain-containing protein — protein sequence MCDLAGRPRGTGFAADEHGTVITSHEAVDGLARVVLHGPGERTCVVPADAVVALPGTDLALVRTEGLDLRPLPVTVRDSVTTGAYVRIAACGWREARVLGTSPVTYTATDRFHLVGAALELAIGTQGADALRLGGGAAGGPVVDAASGAVLAVIGTALLPQASERAPAGEAPFAHRAAGFAVPLREAAAADPGGPLAELLARNEATVPAYGDDLNTAGALHLTATSLGSDGPRAAELEPVERPDTTREFDAFTAADGHACVLGLVGDPGSGRTTELAALAARRARGAEPAPTLWLRGADLRADDASVADAVARALERAGRILAASDGTPADDGLGDVSAARVARVARDAGRPLLLLLDGPEEMPPVLAHRLAGWSDGTAAWLREVGARLVVACRAEYWEQAGAYFDAASLHGSVPGDGLPGCVRLGDLPGPQAARARARYGIPEGALATADARHPLALRLLREVRAALPDAPPPGRPDRAEVFAAHLDLQCLRVAVRLAAANGVRGTAVRRLAAQVSGQLHEAARRCLGPGQGELDRAAFEEVFPWGALPGKGFDTCTGWASAVLTEGLLVPAGSGYRFAHEELADWIQGLHLDVDGALSSLVHRHRSPGPLPRGPRPLPVPRHRVGPVIQALLSLGRQRGAAELASRLGELVDALGELGAVGSKGAEGNEARDGRWWAGRLLSEVLSRVGDATPYLGVLGVLAERGEFGTGFWLGLPLGEDARFDLLRRRVVRDGPPGTPDRCLDAVAELLAEDPAGVQPHLARWFADERPLDAAPDATVASAAQALLHTHRHRAIDDLIEALVACANARADELLAALAEEEPSAVCRAVDRWAHDERPARRVAAVAYGLRAAPHTVTEADRELLRYAAFALLARPADDTLHGAALALLVRDPHTRSRHLARALRHFADGDPQLPASALAEAAATHPDPVLAAFRARLHAPGRPADDVLCSLADVTTPTLARRVATLVHDLLEARPEAAGPAAAYIDRRLEQGPGVRAVLFPLVAGLLHSRPAQVRAALAPVLAAPGTAASRELRGELLDVLLSQERDRAVLESVLCSVVRALPECGEARTRERVHRTALLLVPTPEGAVCFDRRLVELARSEPGFAALVTRWIGAAPHEWAALVGPSARRTLGGIADGGRVPARTAVTPATPSDETPMRAGTGRHGSLRPAQSASGTYRST from the coding sequence ATGTGCGACCTCGCGGGCCGCCCGCGCGGTACGGGCTTCGCCGCCGACGAGCACGGCACGGTCATCACCAGCCACGAAGCGGTCGACGGCCTCGCCAGGGTCGTCCTGCACGGCCCCGGCGAGCGCACCTGCGTCGTACCGGCCGACGCCGTGGTGGCGCTGCCCGGCACCGATCTCGCTCTGGTCCGCACCGAAGGGCTCGATCTGCGGCCCCTGCCCGTCACCGTGCGGGACTCCGTGACGACCGGCGCCTATGTGCGGATCGCCGCCTGCGGGTGGCGCGAGGCACGGGTCCTCGGCACGTCCCCGGTGACGTACACGGCGACCGACCGCTTCCATCTGGTGGGCGCCGCCCTGGAGTTGGCGATCGGCACACAGGGCGCGGACGCGCTGCGTCTTGGCGGCGGCGCGGCCGGGGGACCGGTCGTCGACGCCGCGTCCGGCGCGGTGCTCGCCGTCATCGGAACCGCGCTGCTGCCGCAGGCGTCCGAGCGCGCCCCGGCCGGGGAAGCGCCCTTCGCCCACCGTGCCGCGGGCTTCGCCGTGCCGTTGCGGGAGGCCGCGGCCGCCGACCCCGGCGGGCCGCTCGCCGAGCTCCTCGCGCGCAACGAGGCGACCGTCCCGGCGTACGGCGACGACCTCAACACGGCGGGGGCGCTGCATCTGACCGCCACCTCGCTGGGCTCCGACGGGCCGCGCGCCGCCGAGCTCGAACCCGTCGAACGGCCCGACACGACAAGGGAGTTCGACGCCTTCACGGCGGCCGACGGGCACGCGTGCGTGCTCGGACTCGTCGGCGACCCCGGCAGCGGCCGTACGACCGAGCTCGCCGCCCTCGCCGCCCGGCGGGCCAGGGGTGCCGAGCCCGCCCCCACGCTCTGGCTGCGCGGCGCCGACCTGCGGGCCGACGACGCGTCCGTGGCCGACGCGGTGGCGCGCGCCCTGGAGCGCGCGGGCCGGATCCTCGCCGCGTCCGACGGGACACCGGCCGACGACGGGCTGGGGGACGTCTCGGCGGCGCGGGTCGCCCGGGTGGCGCGGGACGCGGGACGGCCGCTCCTGCTGCTCCTGGACGGGCCGGAGGAGATGCCGCCCGTGCTCGCGCACCGGCTGGCCGGGTGGAGCGACGGCACGGCCGCGTGGCTGCGGGAGGTCGGGGCGCGCCTCGTCGTCGCCTGCCGCGCGGAGTACTGGGAGCAGGCGGGGGCGTACTTCGACGCGGCGTCGCTGCACGGTTCGGTCCCCGGTGACGGTCTGCCCGGCTGCGTACGGCTCGGTGACCTGCCGGGGCCGCAGGCCGCGCGGGCCCGTGCGCGGTACGGCATCCCGGAGGGCGCCCTCGCCACCGCCGACGCGCGGCATCCGCTGGCGCTGCGGCTGCTCAGGGAAGTGCGGGCCGCGCTGCCGGACGCGCCGCCGCCGGGCAGGCCGGACCGCGCGGAGGTCTTCGCGGCCCACCTGGACCTGCAGTGCCTGCGGGTCGCGGTGCGGCTCGCGGCGGCGAACGGAGTGCGGGGGACCGCCGTGCGGCGCCTGGCGGCGCAGGTGTCGGGGCAGCTCCACGAGGCGGCGCGGCGCTGTCTCGGCCCCGGTCAGGGCGAGCTCGACCGGGCCGCTTTCGAGGAGGTGTTCCCGTGGGGCGCGCTGCCGGGCAAGGGGTTCGACACCTGCACGGGGTGGGCCTCAGCGGTCCTCACGGAGGGCCTGCTCGTGCCCGCCGGGTCGGGCTACCGCTTCGCGCACGAGGAACTCGCCGACTGGATCCAGGGCCTCCACCTCGACGTGGACGGCGCCCTGTCCTCCCTGGTCCACCGCCACCGCTCCCCGGGCCCGCTTCCGCGGGGCCCCCGCCCGCTGCCGGTCCCGCGCCACCGGGTGGGCCCCGTGATCCAGGCGCTGCTCTCCCTGGGAAGGCAGCGGGGGGCGGCCGAGCTGGCCTCGCGGCTGGGGGAGTTGGTGGACGCGCTGGGGGAGCTCGGCGCCGTCGGCAGCAAGGGGGCCGAGGGGAATGAGGCCAGGGACGGGAGGTGGTGGGCCGGGAGGCTCCTGTCGGAGGTGCTGTCGCGGGTGGGGGACGCCACGCCGTACCTCGGGGTGCTCGGGGTCCTTGCCGAGCGGGGGGAGTTCGGGACCGGGTTCTGGCTCGGGCTGCCGCTGGGGGAGGACGCGCGGTTCGACCTGTTGCGGCGGCGCGTGGTGCGGGACGGGCCACCGGGCACCCCCGACCGCTGTCTGGACGCCGTCGCCGAGCTGCTCGCCGAGGATCCCGCGGGCGTCCAGCCGCACCTCGCCCGGTGGTTCGCCGACGAGCGGCCGCTGGACGCCGCGCCCGACGCCACCGTCGCCTCCGCTGCGCAGGCGCTCCTCCACACCCACCGGCACCGCGCCATCGACGACCTGATCGAGGCCCTGGTCGCGTGCGCCAACGCCCGCGCCGACGAGCTGCTCGCCGCCCTCGCCGAGGAGGAGCCGTCCGCGGTCTGCCGCGCGGTGGACCGCTGGGCCCACGACGAGCGGCCCGCGCGCCGGGTGGCCGCCGTCGCCTACGGCCTGCGTGCCGCCCCGCACACCGTCACCGAGGCCGACAGGGAGCTGCTCAGGTACGCCGCCTTCGCGCTGCTCGCCCGCCCGGCCGACGACACCCTGCACGGCGCCGCCCTCGCCCTCCTCGTCCGCGATCCGCACACCCGGTCACGGCACCTGGCCCGGGCCCTGCGGCACTTCGCGGACGGCGACCCCCAGCTGCCCGCGAGCGCCCTCGCCGAGGCCGCCGCCACCCACCCCGATCCGGTGCTCGCCGCCTTCCGGGCCCGCCTGCACGCGCCCGGACGGCCCGCCGACGACGTCCTGTGCAGCCTCGCCGACGTCACGACGCCCACCCTGGCGCGCCGCGTGGCCACCCTCGTGCACGACCTCCTGGAGGCCCGCCCCGAGGCGGCAGGACCCGCCGCCGCGTACATCGACCGGCGGCTCGAACAGGGTCCTGGCGTACGCGCCGTGCTCTTTCCCCTGGTCGCGGGCCTGCTGCACAGCCGCCCCGCCCAGGTGCGTGCCGCCCTCGCGCCGGTCCTCGCCGCGCCGGGCACCGCCGCGTCGCGGGAGCTGCGGGGCGAGCTGCTCGACGTACTGCTGAGCCAGGAGCGGGACCGTGCCGTCCTGGAGAGCGTCCTGTGCTCGGTGGTCCGTGCTCTTCCCGAGTGCGGCGAGGCCCGTACGCGCGAGCGGGTCCACCGCACCGCGCTGCTCCTGGTGCCCACTCCCGAGGGCGCGGTCTGCTTCGACCGGCGCCTGGTGGAACTGGCCCGCTCCGAACCGGGCTTCGCCGCGCTCGTCACCCGCTGGATCGGCGCGGCGCCGCACGAGTGGGCGGCGCTGGTCGGCCCGAGCGCGCGCCGCACGCTGGGCGGCATCGCGGACGGGGGCCGGGTCCCCGCCCGGACCGCAGTGACCCCCGCCACCCCCTCCGATGAGACACCGATGCGAGCGGGAACCGGTCGGCATGGCAGTCTTAGACCTGCGCAATCGGCATCGGGAACGTACAGAAGTACGTGA
- a CDS encoding bifunctional riboflavin kinase/FAD synthetase — MQRWRGLEDIPQDWGRSVVTIGSYDGVHRGHQLIIGRAVERARELGVPAVVVTFDPHPSEVVRPGSHPPLLAPHHRRAELMADLGVDALLILPFTTEFSKLSPADFVVKVLVDKLHARVVVEGPNFRFGHKAAGNVDFLTELGKTYDYEVDVVDLYVSGAAGGGEPFSSTLTRRLVAEGDVTGAAEILGRPHRVEGIVVRGAQRGRELGFPTANVETLPHTAVPADGVYAGWLHVEGEAMPAAISVGTNPTFDGTERTVEAYAIDRVGLDLYGLHVAVEFLAFVRGMAKFDSIETLLVAMADDVKRSRELVEAAEA; from the coding sequence GTGCAGCGCTGGCGTGGCTTGGAGGACATCCCCCAGGACTGGGGGCGCAGCGTCGTCACCATCGGTTCCTACGACGGCGTGCACCGCGGGCACCAGTTGATCATCGGCCGCGCCGTGGAGCGCGCCCGTGAGCTCGGCGTGCCCGCCGTGGTCGTCACCTTCGACCCGCACCCCAGCGAGGTCGTGCGCCCCGGCAGTCACCCGCCGCTGCTCGCCCCGCACCACCGGCGCGCCGAGCTGATGGCCGACCTCGGCGTGGACGCGCTGCTCATCCTCCCCTTCACCACCGAGTTCTCGAAGCTGTCGCCCGCCGACTTCGTCGTGAAGGTCCTGGTCGACAAGCTGCACGCGCGCGTGGTCGTCGAGGGCCCCAACTTCCGCTTCGGCCACAAGGCCGCGGGCAACGTCGACTTCCTGACCGAGCTCGGCAAGACGTACGACTACGAGGTCGACGTCGTCGACCTGTACGTCAGCGGCGCGGCGGGCGGCGGCGAGCCGTTCTCCTCCACGCTGACGCGCCGCCTGGTCGCCGAGGGCGACGTGACGGGCGCCGCGGAGATCCTCGGCCGCCCGCACCGCGTCGAGGGCATCGTCGTGCGCGGCGCCCAGCGCGGGCGCGAGCTCGGCTTCCCCACGGCCAACGTGGAGACCCTGCCGCACACGGCGGTCCCCGCGGACGGCGTGTACGCCGGGTGGCTGCACGTCGAGGGCGAGGCGATGCCCGCGGCGATCTCGGTCGGCACGAATCCGACGTTCGACGGGACCGAGCGGACGGTCGAGGCGTACGCGATCGACCGCGTCGGGCTCGATCTGTACGGGTTGCACGTCGCCGTGGAGTTCCTCGCGTTCGTGCGGGGGATGGCGAAGTTCGACTCGATCGAGACGTTGCTGGTCGCGATGGCGGATGACGTCAAGCGGTCCCGCGAGCTGGTTGAGGCGGCGGAGGCGTAG
- a CDS encoding ABC transporter ATP-binding protein produces the protein MTTEAPGGPLLSAADLHIAFPGRRGAPTARAVDGVDLDIKAGEIVALVGESGCGKTTLARSLLGLVPPTTGKVTFAGKPLDYSGRALKAYRKRVQLVLQDPSGSLNPRHTVYDAVAEGLRIHGYAGDERAAVADALSRAGLRPPERFFLRYPHELSGGQRQRVVIAGALVLEPELIVADEPVASLDASVRGEILALLLRLRDELGLSALVVTHDLGLAWNIADRVAVMYLGRIVETGTVEEVLTSPQHPYTQALLSVLPEAPGDPVVLTGEPPDPSRIPGGCRFHARCQVLFSGEAERVGVADRCRGEDLPVLSGAGETQVACHWAVAR, from the coding sequence ATGACCACCGAGGCCCCGGGCGGTCCGCTCCTGTCGGCCGCCGACCTGCACATCGCCTTCCCCGGCCGACGGGGCGCGCCGACCGCACGCGCCGTGGACGGCGTCGACCTCGACATCAAGGCCGGTGAGATCGTCGCCCTGGTCGGCGAGTCGGGCTGCGGCAAGACGACGCTCGCCCGCTCCCTGCTGGGCCTGGTGCCGCCGACCACCGGCAAGGTGACGTTCGCGGGGAAGCCCCTCGACTACTCCGGCCGCGCCCTCAAGGCGTACCGCAAGCGGGTCCAGCTGGTCCTCCAGGATCCCAGCGGCTCGCTCAACCCCCGGCACACCGTGTACGACGCGGTGGCCGAGGGGCTGCGCATCCACGGCTACGCGGGCGACGAGCGGGCCGCGGTCGCCGACGCCCTCTCCCGGGCGGGCCTGCGCCCGCCGGAGCGGTTCTTCCTGCGCTACCCGCACGAGCTGTCGGGCGGCCAGCGCCAGCGCGTGGTCATCGCGGGCGCGCTCGTCCTGGAACCGGAACTCATCGTCGCCGACGAGCCGGTGGCCTCCCTCGACGCGTCCGTGCGCGGCGAGATCCTCGCGCTGCTGCTCCGGCTGCGCGACGAACTCGGCCTGTCCGCGTTGGTGGTGACGCACGATCTGGGGCTCGCCTGGAACATCGCGGACCGCGTGGCGGTGATGTATCTGGGCCGGATCGTGGAGACGGGGACGGTGGAGGAGGTGCTGACGTCTCCTCAACACCCTTATACGCAGGCGCTGTTGTCGGTGCTGCCCGAGGCGCCGGGTGACCCCGTGGTCCTCACGGGTGAGCCGCCGGATCCGTCGCGCATTCCCGGCGGGTGCCGGTTCCATGCTCGGTGCCAGGTGCTTTTCTCTGGCGAGGCGGAGCGGGTGGGGGTTGCGGATCGGTGCCGGGGGGAGGATCTGCCGGTTCTTTCCGGTGCGGGGGAGACGCAGGTTGCCTGTCACTGGGCGGTGGCGCGGTAG
- a CDS encoding ABC transporter ATP-binding protein produces MVPRPARPRHRDRRAGVHAVRPRRGIRAQPQAGGLPLNHVSNDDVAAGGARPAEQRLLDVKNLEVTYANGAAAVRGVHLSVDAGQKLGVAGESGCGKSTLALALLRLLPAGTKVSGEILLDGEDVLTMKWGRVRAVRWAGASIVFQGAMHSLNAVHRIGDQIAEPILLHKKATQTGAKKKVGELLEHVGLPAARADAYPHELSGGQRQRVMIAMALACDPRLIIADEPTTALDVMIQAQILRLIEQLVAEQDLGLMMISHDLAVLSDTCDRLAVMYAGRVVEEGPASEVYENARHPYGKALSAAFPRIGDAASRFAPRGLPGDPPDPSALPSGCTFHPRCPVALDSCATDDQALRDAGPHHRSACVHAGSQLPAQPTSASAAERTS; encoded by the coding sequence GTGGTACCTCGCCCCGCCCGGCCTCGCCATCGCGATCGTCGCGCTGGCGTTCACGCTGTGCGGCCGCGCCGTGGAATCCGTGCTCAACCCCAGGCTGGGGGCCTCCCGTTGAACCATGTGAGCAACGACGACGTAGCAGCAGGCGGTGCGCGCCCGGCCGAGCAGCGCCTCCTGGACGTCAAGAACCTCGAAGTGACGTACGCGAACGGCGCCGCCGCCGTCCGCGGCGTGCACCTCTCCGTCGACGCGGGCCAGAAGCTCGGCGTCGCGGGCGAGTCCGGCTGCGGCAAGTCGACGCTCGCGCTCGCCCTGCTCCGCCTCCTTCCCGCGGGCACCAAGGTGTCCGGCGAGATCCTGCTCGACGGCGAGGACGTCCTCACCATGAAGTGGGGGCGGGTCCGCGCGGTGCGCTGGGCGGGCGCGTCCATCGTCTTCCAGGGCGCCATGCACTCGCTGAACGCGGTGCACCGCATCGGCGACCAGATCGCCGAGCCGATCCTGCTGCACAAGAAGGCCACGCAGACCGGCGCGAAGAAGAAGGTCGGCGAACTCCTCGAACACGTGGGACTGCCCGCCGCCCGCGCCGACGCCTATCCGCACGAGCTGTCCGGCGGCCAGCGCCAGCGCGTGATGATCGCGATGGCGCTCGCCTGCGACCCGCGCCTGATCATCGCCGACGAGCCGACCACCGCGCTCGACGTGATGATCCAGGCCCAGATCCTGCGCCTGATCGAGCAGTTGGTGGCCGAGCAGGACCTCGGCCTGATGATGATCAGCCATGACCTCGCGGTGCTCTCCGACACCTGCGACCGGCTCGCGGTGATGTACGCGGGCCGCGTCGTCGAGGAGGGCCCCGCGTCCGAGGTCTACGAGAACGCCCGGCATCCGTACGGCAAGGCCCTGTCCGCCGCCTTCCCGCGGATCGGCGACGCGGCGTCGCGGTTCGCCCCGCGCGGCCTGCCGGGCGATCCGCCCGACCCGTCCGCGCTCCCCTCCGGCTGTACGTTCCATCCGCGCTGCCCGGTCGCCCTCGACTCCTGCGCCACCGACGACCAGGCCCTGCGGGACGCGGGCCCGCACCACCGGTCGGCCTGTGTCCACGCGGGCTCCCAGCTCCCCGCGCAGCCCACATCCGCATCGGCCGCGGAGCGCACATCGTGA
- a CDS encoding ABC transporter permease, with protein MTTESAPTAPATASKSARSLAWTRRRHSAARFWREYRTHKAGLFGLAVLAVIGLAAIFAPLLVGADAQSVTDAPGKPMESPSGEFPLGTDQFGRDLLGLLVWGARISLSVGLLAAVLSVAIGTLVGITAGHFKGWYATVIMRVTDWFLVMPTLVLAIALASVMSRSIWTIILAIGVTTWPTTARLVRAQTLAVESRPYIERAQALGGGHGHIMTRHVLPNVMPLVLAQTTLVISGAILTEATLAFLGLGDPTNVSWGGLLQDAREAGAVSAGHWWYLAPPGLAIAIVALAFTLCGRAVESVLNPRLGASR; from the coding sequence ATGACGACCGAATCCGCACCGACCGCCCCGGCAACGGCTTCCAAGAGCGCGCGCTCGCTCGCCTGGACCCGGCGCAGGCACTCCGCCGCCCGGTTCTGGCGCGAGTACCGCACGCACAAGGCCGGGCTCTTCGGGCTCGCCGTGCTCGCCGTGATCGGGCTCGCCGCGATCTTCGCGCCGCTGCTCGTCGGCGCGGACGCGCAGAGCGTGACCGACGCGCCGGGCAAGCCGATGGAGTCGCCGAGCGGCGAGTTCCCGCTCGGCACCGACCAGTTCGGCCGCGATCTGCTGGGGCTCCTGGTGTGGGGCGCGCGCATCTCGCTCTCCGTGGGGCTGCTCGCGGCCGTCCTCTCGGTGGCCATCGGCACCCTGGTGGGGATCACGGCGGGACACTTCAAGGGCTGGTACGCGACGGTCATCATGCGCGTCACCGACTGGTTCCTCGTGATGCCGACCCTGGTGCTCGCCATCGCCCTCGCGTCCGTCATGTCCCGGTCGATCTGGACGATCATCCTGGCGATCGGCGTGACGACCTGGCCGACGACGGCGCGCCTGGTCCGCGCGCAGACGCTCGCCGTGGAGTCGCGCCCCTACATCGAGCGGGCCCAGGCGCTCGGCGGCGGCCACGGCCACATCATGACCCGGCACGTGCTGCCCAACGTCATGCCGCTCGTCCTCGCGCAGACCACCCTCGTCATCTCCGGCGCCATCCTCACCGAGGCGACGCTCGCCTTCCTCGGCCTCGGCGACCCGACGAACGTCTCGTGGGGCGGACTGCTCCAGGACGCGCGCGAGGCGGGCGCGGTCAGCGCCGGCCACTGGTGGTACCTCGCCCCGCCCGGCCTCGCCATCGCGATCGTCGCGCTGGCGTTCACGCTGTGCGGCCGCGCCGTGGAATCCGTGCTCAACCCCAGGCTGGGGGCCTCCCGTTGA
- a CDS encoding ABC transporter permease codes for MTADSNPALLDTEGPLGPGADGDPAAAGLPSARGPRARDTRAYLLYVAGKIGGAVVSLFAVLVTSFFLFRLIPGDPVKQMTGGKRVSAEQLAAMRKEFGLDKSVMAQFLDYTGNVLTGDFGTSYQFHAPVMDKITEALPATLLLTGTAYVLYTLIGIWLGTRTAWRNGKLGDRFNTGLALTLYSVPSFWLGLLLIITFAVGIGPIPGMFPTGGLESGGETGIAYVLDVAHHMVLPVITLVAVGYAQTLLVMRSSLLDEMGSDYLTTARAKGLRDDLVRRRHAVPNALLPTVTLMFVNLGTVVAGAILVETVFSWPGLGGLFYSALSVPDLPLVQGLFFVFSTAVILMNTLADVIYPLLDPRVGR; via the coding sequence ATGACCGCTGACAGCAATCCCGCACTGCTCGACACCGAGGGCCCGCTGGGTCCCGGGGCCGACGGCGACCCGGCAGCCGCCGGGCTGCCGTCGGCCCGCGGGCCGCGCGCCCGCGACACCCGCGCCTATCTCCTCTATGTGGCGGGCAAGATCGGCGGCGCCGTCGTGTCGCTGTTCGCCGTGCTCGTCACCAGCTTCTTCCTGTTCCGGCTCATCCCCGGCGACCCGGTCAAGCAGATGACGGGCGGCAAGCGCGTCTCCGCCGAGCAACTGGCCGCGATGCGCAAGGAGTTCGGCCTCGACAAGTCCGTCATGGCCCAGTTCCTCGACTACACGGGCAACGTCCTGACCGGTGACTTCGGCACCTCTTACCAGTTCCACGCGCCGGTCATGGACAAGATCACGGAGGCGCTCCCCGCGACCCTCCTGCTCACCGGAACGGCGTACGTCCTCTACACGCTCATCGGCATCTGGCTGGGCACCCGCACGGCCTGGCGCAACGGCAAGCTCGGCGACCGCTTCAACACCGGGCTCGCGCTGACGCTGTACTCCGTGCCGTCGTTCTGGCTCGGACTGCTGCTGATCATCACGTTCGCGGTGGGCATCGGGCCGATTCCGGGGATGTTCCCGACCGGCGGCCTGGAATCGGGCGGCGAGACGGGCATCGCGTACGTCCTCGACGTCGCGCACCACATGGTGCTTCCCGTGATCACCCTGGTCGCCGTCGGCTACGCGCAGACGCTGCTCGTCATGCGCTCCTCGCTGCTCGACGAGATGGGCAGCGACTATCTGACCACCGCGCGCGCCAAGGGGCTGCGCGACGATCTCGTACGCCGTCGGCACGCCGTCCCGAACGCGCTGCTGCCGACCGTCACGCTGATGTTCGTCAACCTCGGCACGGTGGTGGCGGGCGCGATCCTCGTCGAGACCGTCTTCTCCTGGCCGGGGCTCGGCGGGCTCTTCTACTCGGCCCTCAGCGTGCCCGACCTGCCGCTGGTGCAGGGGCTCTTCTTCGTCTTCTCCACCGCGGTGATCCTGATGAACACCCTGGCCGACGTGATCTATCCGCTGCTCGATCCCCGGGTGGGCCGATGA
- a CDS encoding ABC transporter substrate-binding protein, with protein sequence MDTQDQHGRTAAPKTTAPRRPRGRLRIALAGGAAAFTLTAGLATPLNPAPQQAEAKAGDGKKVLTVAVAQSVDSLSPFLAQRLLSTSIHRLTYEYLTNYDAENNKAIPGFATSWKPSADKLTWTYTIRGDSKWSDGKQATADDAAWTFNKVMSKEGTATSNSNFVTNFKKVTAPSPTKLVIELKKPQATMAALDVPIVPKHVWEKVDDISKFNNDKMPVVGNGPFVLTDYKTDQYVKLKANKDFWRGTPKFDELVFKTYKDQDAAVSALRKGEVSFVAGQPALTPAQAASLKNEKNIKVNEGPGRRFFALATNPGARTLDGKKFGDGNPALLDKKVRQALFLSVDRKAIVDKVFQGHAVEGAGYIPPRFSDYAWKPSADQELTYDPKRAAKLLDEAGYKKNGDGKRVGKDGKPLDFRILCHATDPNDKAVGKYLKEWWGDLGIGLKVDCLDDVSVPWYAGEYDLAFDGWSVNPDPDFVLGIHTCAALPKKAKESAATDNFICDKKYDDLYAKQLAEYDPAKRADIVKQMESWLYDSGYMNVLAYPNAVEAYRTDQIKSITTMPKAAGNIYGQDGYWSWWSAVPAEGKSSSKDGSSTGVIIGIAAAAVVLVGGGALFALRRRSTAEDRE encoded by the coding sequence ATGGACACACAAGATCAGCACGGCAGAACAGCAGCACCGAAGACCACAGCACCCCGCCGACCCCGCGGCCGCCTGAGGATCGCACTCGCCGGTGGCGCCGCCGCGTTCACTCTGACGGCCGGTCTCGCCACGCCGCTCAATCCGGCCCCGCAACAGGCCGAGGCCAAGGCGGGTGACGGCAAGAAGGTGCTGACCGTCGCCGTCGCGCAGAGCGTCGACTCGCTCAGTCCCTTCCTCGCCCAGCGGCTGCTCAGCACCAGCATCCACCGGCTCACGTACGAGTACCTGACGAACTACGACGCCGAGAACAACAAGGCGATCCCCGGCTTCGCCACCTCGTGGAAGCCCTCGGCCGACAAGCTGACCTGGACGTACACCATCCGGGGGGACTCCAAGTGGTCTGACGGCAAGCAGGCGACCGCCGATGACGCGGCGTGGACGTTCAACAAGGTGATGTCCAAGGAGGGCACCGCCACCTCGAACTCCAACTTCGTCACCAACTTCAAGAAGGTGACCGCGCCCAGCCCCACCAAGCTGGTCATCGAGCTGAAGAAGCCGCAGGCGACCATGGCCGCCCTCGACGTGCCGATCGTCCCCAAGCACGTCTGGGAGAAGGTCGACGACATCTCGAAGTTCAACAACGACAAGATGCCCGTCGTCGGCAACGGACCGTTCGTCCTCACGGACTACAAGACGGACCAGTACGTGAAGCTCAAGGCCAACAAGGACTTCTGGCGCGGCACGCCCAAGTTCGACGAGCTGGTCTTCAAGACGTACAAGGACCAGGACGCCGCCGTGTCCGCCCTCAGGAAGGGCGAGGTGTCGTTCGTCGCCGGGCAGCCCGCGCTCACTCCCGCGCAGGCCGCCTCGCTCAAGAACGAGAAGAACATCAAGGTCAACGAGGGGCCCGGGCGACGCTTCTTCGCCCTCGCCACCAATCCGGGCGCCAGGACGCTGGACGGCAAGAAGTTCGGTGACGGCAACCCTGCCCTGCTCGACAAGAAGGTCCGCCAGGCGCTGTTCCTCTCGGTCGACCGCAAGGCCATCGTCGACAAGGTCTTCCAGGGGCATGCCGTGGAAGGCGCGGGCTACATCCCGCCGCGCTTCTCCGACTACGCCTGGAAGCCGTCCGCCGACCAGGAGCTGACGTACGACCCGAAGCGGGCCGCCAAGCTCCTCGACGAGGCGGGCTACAAGAAGAACGGTGACGGCAAGCGCGTCGGCAAGGACGGCAAGCCGCTGGACTTCCGCATCCTGTGTCACGCCACCGACCCCAACGACAAGGCGGTCGGCAAGTACCTGAAGGAGTGGTGGGGCGATCTGGGCATCGGGCTCAAGGTCGACTGCCTGGACGACGTGTCCGTGCCCTGGTACGCGGGCGAGTACGACCTCGCCTTCGACGGCTGGTCGGTCAACCCCGACCCGGACTTCGTGCTCGGCATCCACACCTGCGCCGCGCTGCCGAAGAAGGCCAAGGAGAGCGCCGCCACCGACAACTTCATCTGCGACAAGAAGTACGACGACCTCTACGCCAAGCAGCTCGCCGAGTACGACCCGGCCAAGCGCGCGGACATCGTCAAGCAGATGGAGTCGTGGCTCTACGACTCGGGATACATGAACGTCCTCGCGTATCCGAACGCCGTCGAGGCCTACCGCACCGACCAGATCAAGTCCATCACCACCATGCCGAAGGCCGCGGGCAACATCTACGGCCAGGACGGATATTGGAGCTGGTGGTCGGCCGTGCCCGCGGAGGGGAAGAGTTCCTCCAAGGACGGCAGCTCGACCGGTGTCATCATCGGTATCGCCGCTGCCGCGGTGGTGCTCGTGGGCGGCGGAGCCCTGTTCGCCCTGCGCCGCCGTTCGACCGCAGAGGACCGCGAGTAA